The Ensifer adhaerens genome contains a region encoding:
- the tsaE gene encoding tRNA (adenosine(37)-N6)-threonylcarbamoyltransferase complex ATPase subunit type 1 TsaE: MPAIERHLANEAATIELGEDLALALKPGDCVALSGDLGAGKSTLARAFLRAVADDDGLEVPSPTFTLVQSYDLRIPVAHFDLYRLADSSELDELGFDEALSQGICLVEWPERADDALPSRRITLAITHEKDGRRVGISAPDDTLQRIARTLSIREFLDTNGHSKARRRHLSGDASIRAYERIYPADGSVSRILMDSPRHKPGPILQDGKYYQQLAHIAEDVVPFVAVDQMLIARGFAAPEIYARDIDQGVLLIEDLGSDGVLDADGEPIDERYIESARLLARLHAEPAEAEIKVEPTVIHRIPDFDRTAMKIETRLLTDWYLPWKRGAPASDDEKREYGEIWDGLIDLLQTSETNLLLRDFHSPNIIWRGEREGLNRIGLIDFQDAMIGPTAYDVASLVQDARVTIPPSLASRMMDAYLAERRAGGSFDEAMFLRDWHLMSAQRNCKLVGIWVRLMQRDGKSGYMKHMPRTFAYLQAALSHESLKPLHDWCMKTGILVSESAN; this comes from the coding sequence ATGCCGGCGATCGAGCGCCATCTTGCAAACGAGGCGGCAACGATCGAGCTTGGTGAGGACCTGGCGCTCGCCCTGAAGCCTGGCGACTGCGTCGCTCTTTCGGGCGATCTCGGCGCCGGCAAATCCACACTGGCGCGCGCCTTTCTGAGAGCCGTCGCCGATGACGACGGCCTGGAAGTGCCGAGCCCGACCTTCACGCTGGTCCAGAGCTACGACTTGCGCATACCCGTCGCGCATTTCGACCTTTACCGGCTGGCCGATTCCAGCGAGCTCGACGAACTGGGCTTCGATGAAGCCCTGTCGCAGGGCATCTGCCTGGTCGAATGGCCGGAACGGGCGGACGACGCCCTCCCCTCACGTCGCATCACGCTTGCGATCACCCACGAGAAGGACGGGCGACGCGTCGGGATTTCGGCGCCTGATGACACGCTGCAGCGCATCGCCCGAACGCTTTCGATCCGCGAGTTTCTCGATACGAACGGACATTCCAAGGCGCGGCGGCGGCACCTGAGCGGCGACGCCTCGATCCGGGCCTATGAGCGCATTTACCCGGCGGACGGCTCCGTTAGCCGGATTCTGATGGATTCGCCGCGGCACAAGCCGGGCCCGATCCTTCAGGACGGAAAGTACTATCAGCAGCTGGCGCATATCGCCGAAGATGTCGTTCCCTTCGTCGCCGTCGACCAGATGCTCATTGCCCGCGGCTTCGCGGCACCTGAAATCTACGCCCGCGACATCGACCAGGGCGTCCTCTTGATCGAAGATCTGGGCTCGGACGGCGTTCTCGATGCGGACGGAGAGCCGATCGACGAACGCTACATCGAGAGCGCGCGGCTGCTTGCTCGCCTGCACGCGGAACCGGCCGAGGCCGAGATCAAGGTCGAGCCGACTGTGATCCACCGCATTCCGGATTTCGACCGGACGGCGATGAAGATCGAGACGCGGCTTTTGACCGACTGGTATCTGCCCTGGAAACGCGGCGCGCCGGCAAGCGACGACGAGAAGCGCGAATATGGAGAGATCTGGGACGGCCTGATCGACCTCCTGCAGACATCCGAAACGAACCTGCTGCTGCGCGATTTTCACTCGCCGAACATCATCTGGCGCGGGGAACGCGAAGGTCTGAACCGGATCGGCCTCATCGATTTCCAGGACGCAATGATCGGTCCGACTGCCTATGACGTCGCGTCCTTGGTTCAAGATGCCCGCGTCACCATCCCGCCTTCGCTCGCAAGCCGGATGATGGACGCCTATCTCGCCGAACGGCGCGCGGGTGGTAGCTTCGACGAGGCTATGTTCCTTCGCGACTGGCACCTGATGTCGGCGCAGCGCAACTGCAAGCTCGTCGGCATCTGGGTGCGGCTGATGCAGCGCGACGGCAAGTCCGGCTACATGAAGCACATGCCGCGCACTTTCGCCTATCTTCAGGCGGCGCTTTCACATGAATCGCTGAAACCCTTGCACGACTGGTGTATGAAGACCGGAATCCTCGTTTCCGAATCAGCGAACTGA
- the addB gene encoding double-strand break repair protein AddB has product MSVRGRRSNVFTIPPGLPFLKTLAEKLCDGSLTPDFRYDPADPLPLAGVTIFVPTRRSARVLRSEFVDLLGGRSTILPTIKALGETDDDSGFFDAEVPAILDLAPPLPGTARLIELGRLILAWRNRLPKVVLDIHAESPLIAPASPADAIWLARNLADLIDAMETEELDWDKLDKLDAGEHALWWQLTLEFLKIARSYWPERLEELKQSSPARHRNAILQAETQRIAAGKIEGPIIIAGSTGSIPATATLIAAVQKLPNGTIVLPGLDQTMSEAEWHMIVADAALDGRPDPASRSHPQYGFYRLLKRMGVLRPDVTALAVAEVDLDVRAEILSHALLPAKATNAWTAMRSELDPALLQQAFQDAALIETANEREEAAAIAVALRLALEGSDESQAALITPDRNLARRVGAELARFGIEADDSAGTPLIATPQGSLLRLLLEACLRPGDPVPFVALLKHPLARFGLSRDRMREGADALERMALRGSTATVDLLVLGSVLDAAIVRHKTDRHPPEWRIGIGDDALEAARDVAAKIGLAVAPLASALTRSRDGSRVFSDEFTFADWAMRTGEALEAASADERGDLGGLWSGEAADTLATLLRGIIETDGQMTADGPQWCDVVEALSASAAVKPRSMRHPRVFIFGALESRLQSMDLVVLGGLNEGNWPGQTANDPFLSRTMKTGIGLEPPERRIGQLAHDFQMACGTRRLIFTRSMRQGAAPTVASRWLQRLLALGGERLTRALHANGADYLAWARMLDDGGRQPLAERPAPKPPADLQPRKYSFSEVSRLRRDPYAIYARRILRLDPLLPFNSDPGPAERGTLYHQIVERFVRAGVDLMLPAAEEVMHRLLNEAFDEARLPTHIDTIWRPRFAAVGLAFIKWERDRARFIRRSRTEVAASMELGVADMRLTGIADRLDTLTDGSVEIVDYKTGSSPSTKEARVLLDPQLALEAAALKAGAFKDMPPSHPQSLLYVRLKPGARFKPEAVNNEGSKSKETKSADQLADESLAELRKLLSALLSGKHGFASRVIVQKERDYGGEYDHLARVAEWSTADSEEEDGDEG; this is encoded by the coding sequence ATGAGCGTGCGTGGCCGCCGGTCCAACGTCTTCACGATCCCGCCCGGCCTCCCCTTCCTGAAGACGCTCGCCGAAAAGCTTTGCGACGGTAGCCTGACGCCGGACTTCCGCTACGACCCGGCCGATCCCCTGCCGCTTGCCGGCGTGACGATCTTCGTGCCAACGCGGCGCTCGGCCCGTGTGCTCCGGTCCGAGTTCGTCGACCTGCTCGGCGGCCGCTCCACCATCCTGCCCACGATCAAGGCGCTCGGCGAGACCGATGACGACAGCGGCTTCTTCGATGCCGAGGTGCCGGCGATCCTCGATCTCGCCCCGCCCCTGCCCGGGACCGCACGCCTGATCGAGCTTGGCCGGCTTATCCTCGCCTGGCGCAACCGGCTGCCGAAGGTGGTGCTCGACATCCATGCGGAGAGCCCGCTGATTGCGCCGGCAAGCCCTGCCGATGCGATCTGGCTCGCGCGCAATCTTGCCGACCTCATCGACGCGATGGAGACGGAAGAGCTCGACTGGGACAAGCTCGACAAGCTCGATGCCGGCGAGCACGCCCTCTGGTGGCAGCTGACGCTCGAATTCCTGAAGATTGCCCGCAGCTACTGGCCGGAACGGCTGGAGGAACTGAAACAATCCTCGCCCGCGCGCCACCGCAACGCCATCCTGCAGGCCGAGACGCAGCGCATCGCCGCCGGCAAGATCGAGGGCCCGATCATCATTGCCGGTTCGACCGGCTCCATTCCCGCAACGGCCACGCTGATTGCCGCCGTGCAGAAGCTGCCCAACGGTACGATCGTGCTGCCTGGCCTCGACCAGACGATGAGCGAGGCCGAATGGCACATGATCGTCGCCGACGCCGCCCTTGACGGCAGGCCGGACCCGGCAAGCCGCAGCCACCCGCAATACGGCTTTTACAGGCTGCTGAAACGCATGGGCGTACTGCGGCCCGACGTGACCGCCCTGGCTGTCGCCGAGGTCGACCTCGACGTCCGTGCCGAGATCCTGTCGCACGCTCTTCTGCCGGCCAAGGCGACCAATGCATGGACCGCGATGCGCAGCGAGCTGGATCCGGCGTTGCTGCAGCAAGCCTTCCAGGATGCAGCCCTCATCGAAACCGCCAACGAACGCGAGGAAGCGGCCGCGATCGCGGTCGCCTTGCGGCTCGCGCTCGAAGGCAGCGACGAGAGCCAGGCAGCGCTGATCACGCCGGACCGCAATCTCGCACGGCGGGTCGGCGCCGAGCTTGCCCGCTTCGGCATCGAGGCCGACGATTCCGCCGGTACGCCTCTCATCGCGACGCCGCAGGGCAGCCTGCTGCGGCTGCTGCTAGAAGCATGCCTGCGCCCCGGCGATCCCGTGCCGTTCGTCGCGCTGCTCAAGCATCCGCTGGCGCGCTTCGGGCTTTCCCGCGACAGGATGCGCGAAGGGGCCGACGCGCTGGAACGCATGGCACTGCGTGGCAGCACCGCGACGGTCGATCTGCTGGTCCTCGGATCCGTGCTCGACGCGGCGATCGTCCGGCACAAGACCGATCGCCATCCACCGGAATGGCGCATCGGCATCGGGGATGACGCGCTTGAGGCGGCCCGCGACGTGGCGGCGAAGATCGGTCTCGCGGTGGCACCGCTCGCCTCAGCGCTGACGCGAAGCCGGGACGGAAGCCGCGTGTTCTCGGACGAATTTACCTTTGCCGACTGGGCGATGCGCACCGGCGAGGCCCTGGAAGCGGCCTCAGCCGACGAGCGTGGCGACCTCGGTGGGCTTTGGTCCGGAGAGGCCGCCGATACGCTCGCAACTCTCCTTCGCGGCATCATCGAAACCGACGGCCAGATGACCGCGGACGGGCCGCAATGGTGCGATGTCGTCGAAGCCCTATCGGCCAGCGCCGCGGTCAAGCCTCGCTCCATGCGCCATCCGCGGGTGTTCATCTTCGGCGCGCTGGAATCGCGCCTGCAGAGCATGGACCTGGTGGTTCTCGGCGGCCTGAACGAAGGCAATTGGCCGGGCCAGACGGCCAACGATCCGTTCCTGTCGCGCACCATGAAGACGGGGATCGGTCTTGAGCCGCCTGAACGACGCATCGGCCAGCTTGCGCACGACTTCCAGATGGCCTGCGGCACAAGGCGGCTGATCTTCACCCGCTCGATGCGCCAGGGCGCAGCACCCACCGTCGCCTCGCGCTGGCTGCAGCGGCTGCTGGCGCTCGGCGGCGAACGGCTGACGCGAGCGCTGCACGCCAATGGCGCCGACTATCTCGCCTGGGCCCGCATGCTCGACGACGGCGGCCGCCAGCCGCTGGCCGAGCGTCCCGCCCCCAAGCCGCCGGCGGACCTACAGCCGCGCAAGTACTCTTTCAGCGAAGTGTCGCGGCTACGGCGCGACCCCTACGCGATCTATGCGCGACGCATCCTTCGGCTGGATCCGCTGCTGCCGTTCAACAGTGACCCCGGCCCGGCCGAGCGCGGCACGCTTTACCACCAGATCGTCGAGCGTTTCGTACGCGCCGGCGTCGATCTGATGTTGCCGGCGGCGGAAGAGGTCATGCACCGGCTGCTGAACGAGGCTTTCGACGAGGCGCGACTGCCCACCCATATCGACACGATCTGGCGGCCGCGCTTTGCCGCCGTCGGCTTGGCCTTCATCAAATGGGAACGGGACCGCGCCCGCTTCATCCGCCGGTCGCGCACCGAAGTGGCGGCATCGATGGAGCTCGGCGTCGCCGACATGCGGCTGACCGGCATTGCCGACCGGCTCGATACGCTGACCGACGGCAGCGTCGAGATCGTCGACTACAAGACCGGCTCCAGCCCATCGACCAAGGAAGCGCGCGTCCTGCTCGACCCGCAGCTCGCGCTGGAAGCCGCGGCCCTCAAGGCCGGCGCCTTTAAGGACATGCCGCCCAGCCACCCACAGTCGCTGCTCTATGTCCGGCTCAAACCGGGCGCGCGCTTCAAACCGGAAGCGGTCAACAACGAAGGCAGCAAGTCGAAGGAGACGAAGTCGGCCGATCAGCTTGCGGACGAGTCGCTTGCCGAACTCAGGAAGCTGCTAAGCGCGCTGCTTTCGGGCAAGCATGGCTTTGCCTCGCGCGTGATTGTTCAGAAAGAGCGCGATTATGGCGGCGAATACGACCATCTGGCACGCGTAGCCGAATGGTCGACGGCCGACAGCGAAGAGGAGGATGGCGATGAGGGATGA
- a CDS encoding PTS sugar transporter subunit IIA encodes MIGLVLVTHGKLAEEFRHALEHVVGPQKAIETVCIGPEDDMDQRRQDILDAVTNVDEGNGVIILTDMFGGTPSNLAISVMRSGTVEVIAGVNLPMLIKLAGVRGESDMDKALVEASEAGRKYINVASRVLSGK; translated from the coding sequence ATGATCGGACTTGTGCTTGTCACCCATGGCAAGCTGGCTGAGGAATTTCGACATGCGCTTGAGCATGTTGTCGGTCCGCAAAAAGCTATAGAGACCGTCTGCATCGGCCCCGAGGACGACATGGACCAGCGTCGGCAGGATATCCTCGACGCGGTCACCAATGTCGACGAAGGCAACGGCGTCATCATTCTCACCGACATGTTCGGCGGGACCCCCTCCAACCTCGCCATCTCGGTGATGCGCAGCGGCACCGTCGAAGTGATCGCCGGCGTCAACCTGCCGATGCTGATCAAGCTTGCCGGCGTGCGCGGCGAGAGCGACATGGACAAGGCACTTGTCGAGGCCTCCGAGGCCGGGCGGAAATACATCAACGTCGCCAGCCGCGTCCTGAGTGGAAAGTAA
- a CDS encoding nucleotidyltransferase family protein, translated as MSISNAMVLAAGLGTRLRPITNTMPKPLVEIAGKPMIDYVLDLLVEAGVSTAAVNVHHFADLMEGHLSQRSAPEIVISDEREALMNSGGGLAKGLKLLPEGPVLVMNADLFWVGEPKGKPSNLTRLAAAFDAERMDMLLLCVRDEDTTGHNGKRDFSLGDDGKLTRYAEGLPNPVVYAGAIALHSRLFADAPDDAFNLNIYFDRAAEEGRLYGLLLDGHWMTVGTPEAIGEAEAAIRRLQPEG; from the coding sequence ATGTCGATCAGCAATGCGATGGTGCTCGCCGCGGGCCTCGGCACCCGTCTTCGTCCGATCACCAACACCATGCCAAAGCCGCTCGTCGAGATCGCCGGCAAGCCGATGATCGACTACGTGCTGGACCTCCTGGTGGAGGCCGGCGTCAGCACGGCCGCGGTCAACGTGCATCATTTCGCCGACCTGATGGAAGGCCATCTCAGCCAACGCAGCGCCCCGGAGATCGTGATTTCGGACGAGCGCGAGGCGCTGATGAATTCCGGCGGCGGTCTCGCCAAGGGGCTGAAACTGCTGCCGGAGGGGCCGGTTCTGGTGATGAATGCCGATCTCTTCTGGGTCGGCGAGCCCAAGGGCAAGCCCAGCAACCTGACGCGCCTGGCCGCCGCCTTCGACGCGGAGCGCATGGACATGCTGCTCCTTTGCGTGCGCGACGAGGATACGACCGGCCACAACGGCAAGCGGGATTTCTCGCTGGGTGACGACGGCAAGCTCACGCGCTACGCCGAAGGCCTGCCGAACCCGGTGGTCTATGCCGGCGCGATCGCGCTTCACTCCCGGCTTTTTGCCGACGCGCCCGACGACGCCTTCAATCTCAACATCTACTTCGATCGCGCCGCCGAAGAAGGCCGTCTTTACGGCCTGCTGCTCGACGGTCACTGGATGACGGTCGGAACGCCCGAGGCGATCGGCGAAGCGGAGGCGGCGATCCGCCGCCTCCAGCCGGAGGGATGA
- the ahcY gene encoding adenosylhomocysteinase — protein MTTTQDYIVADIGLADFGRKEIAIAETEMPGLMACREEFGASKPLKGARITGSLHMTIQTAVLIETLVALGADVRWASCNIFSTQDHAAAAIAASGVPVFAVKGETLEEYWTYTDKIFQWADGGVSNMILDDGGDATMYILLGARAEAGEDVLSNPGSEEEEILVAQIKKRLAASPGWFTKQRDAIKGVTEETTTGVNRLYQLQAKGLLPFPAINVNDSVTKSKFDNKYGCKESLVDGIRRGTDVMMAGKVAVVCGYGDVGKGSAASLSGAGARVKVTEIDPICALQAAMDGFEVVQLEDVVSSADIFITTTGNKDVIRMDHMREMKDMAIVGNIGHFDNEIQVSALRNLKWTNIKPQVDMIEFPKGNRMILLSEGRLLNLGNATGHPSFVMSASFSNQVLAQIELFTKGEKYKNEVYVLPKALDEKVARLHLKKLGAKLSELSEEQADYIGVKTQGPFKAEHYRY, from the coding sequence ATGACCACCACTCAGGACTACATCGTCGCCGACATCGGACTTGCCGATTTCGGGCGCAAGGAAATTGCGATCGCCGAAACGGAAATGCCGGGCCTGATGGCCTGCCGCGAAGAGTTCGGCGCTTCGAAGCCGCTGAAGGGCGCGCGCATCACCGGCTCGCTGCACATGACCATCCAGACCGCCGTCCTCATCGAGACGCTGGTCGCGCTCGGCGCCGACGTACGCTGGGCTTCGTGCAACATCTTCTCGACCCAGGACCACGCCGCAGCCGCGATCGCCGCCAGCGGCGTTCCGGTCTTCGCCGTCAAGGGTGAGACGCTCGAAGAATACTGGACCTACACGGACAAGATCTTCCAGTGGGCCGACGGTGGCGTCTCGAACATGATCCTCGACGATGGTGGCGACGCCACCATGTACATCCTGCTCGGCGCCCGCGCCGAAGCCGGCGAGGACGTGCTCTCCAACCCGGGCTCCGAGGAAGAAGAAATCCTCGTCGCGCAGATCAAGAAGCGGCTTGCCGCTTCGCCGGGCTGGTTCACCAAGCAGCGCGACGCCATCAAGGGCGTGACCGAGGAAACCACCACCGGCGTCAACCGCCTCTACCAGCTCCAGGCCAAGGGCCTGCTGCCCTTCCCGGCGATCAACGTCAACGACAGCGTCACCAAGTCGAAGTTCGACAACAAGTACGGCTGCAAGGAATCGCTGGTCGACGGCATCCGCCGCGGCACCGACGTGATGATGGCCGGCAAGGTCGCCGTCGTCTGCGGTTACGGCGACGTCGGCAAGGGTTCGGCCGCCTCGCTTTCCGGCGCCGGCGCCCGCGTCAAGGTCACTGAAATCGACCCGATCTGCGCGCTCCAGGCCGCCATGGACGGCTTCGAAGTCGTCCAGCTCGAAGACGTCGTCTCCTCGGCCGACATCTTCATCACGACGACCGGCAACAAGGACGTCATCCGCATGGACCACATGCGCGAGATGAAGGACATGGCGATCGTCGGCAACATCGGCCACTTCGACAACGAGATCCAGGTCTCGGCTCTGCGTAACCTGAAGTGGACGAACATCAAGCCGCAGGTCGACATGATCGAGTTCCCGAAGGGCAATCGCATGATCCTGCTTTCGGAAGGTCGCCTGCTCAACCTCGGCAACGCCACCGGTCACCCGTCCTTCGTGATGTCGGCCTCGTTCTCCAACCAGGTCCTGGCCCAGATCGAGCTCTTCACCAAGGGTGAGAAGTACAAGAACGAAGTCTACGTCCTGCCCAAGGCGCTCGACGAGAAGGTCGCTCGGCTGCACCTCAAGAAGCTCGGCGCCAAGCTTTCGGAACTTTCCGAAGAGCAGGCCGACTACATCGGCGTGAAGACGCAGGGTCCGTTCAAGGCTGAGCACTACCGGTACTAA
- a CDS encoding PAS domain-containing sensor histidine kinase, translating to MNKDHTDFPAIRRKGPKFLRRLLAGTALFTATDALAQVVPQKAGIFGSSEVVTFSVLIGVISAAMISAIWLIRQRGNIEAENRELRSDLSDANQRLSRYQALVADKNRRIVIWDGLLERAELLGQLPAETGAPSDDRDFLAFGRWVKAQSAGELEKSIEALRTQARSFDLVIETQRNEVLEAQGRVSGGRAFVRFIALNNMRAELAELKLEHDRLNIALRSFHTLLDAIDLPVWQRGTDGALVWVNEAYADAVEAPDVATAVAEKRELLATVAREKIRSVSTFDTPFHDKVSTVVRGNRTFFDVVDARSAAGSAGIAVDISGIEAVREELNRTLKSHAETLDHLATPVAIFDGNQRLQFYNQAFQRLWNLDIGFLERKPDNGEVLDRLRAGGQLPEQLNWKQWKANALSVYQALDTQSDLWHLPNGQTLRVFATARPQGGVTWVFENLTEKVDLETRYNTLVQVQGETIDHLAEGVAVFGPDGRIRLSNPAFRAIWGISEAEAKPGTHIKAIEQACLISYDQPDGWKRFTHIITSFDDERPSSRGILELRTGLILDYAVIPLPNAQTMLTFVNITDSVRVERALTEKNEALRKADALKNDFVHHVSYELRSPLTNIIGFADLLKTPAFGDLNERQAEYVDHIATSSSLLLTIVNDILDLATVDAGIVQLDLADISLTDFLDDIAYQMADRLTESGVTLRIAAPDNLGRMVADQQRLKQIFVKLLTNAANFAPDGSVIELACRREGSDFIFSVSDSGPGIPQDVLDTVFNRFESHGQRGGAGLGLSIVESFVSLHHGTVSIRSKEGEGTEVTCRIPSADVPSTVAAE from the coding sequence ATGAACAAAGACCACACAGATTTTCCGGCCATCCGCCGCAAGGGTCCGAAATTCCTGCGCCGCCTTTTGGCCGGCACCGCCCTTTTCACCGCCACGGATGCTCTCGCCCAGGTTGTCCCGCAAAAGGCCGGCATCTTCGGCTCGTCGGAGGTCGTCACCTTTTCCGTGCTGATCGGCGTCATTTCCGCTGCGATGATCTCGGCGATCTGGCTGATCCGCCAGCGCGGCAACATCGAGGCGGAAAACCGCGAGCTTAGGTCCGACCTTTCCGACGCCAACCAGCGCCTCTCGCGCTACCAAGCGCTGGTCGCCGACAAGAACCGCCGGATCGTCATCTGGGACGGGCTTCTCGAACGCGCCGAACTGCTCGGCCAGCTGCCGGCGGAAACCGGCGCGCCTTCCGACGACCGCGACTTCCTGGCCTTCGGCCGCTGGGTCAAGGCGCAGTCTGCAGGCGAGCTCGAAAAATCGATCGAGGCGCTTCGCACCCAGGCGCGCAGCTTCGATCTCGTCATCGAAACGCAGCGCAATGAAGTGCTGGAAGCCCAGGGACGCGTTTCCGGCGGCCGCGCCTTTGTGCGCTTCATCGCGCTCAACAACATGCGGGCGGAGCTCGCCGAACTGAAGCTCGAACACGACCGGCTCAATATCGCTCTTCGCTCCTTCCATACACTCCTCGACGCAATCGACCTGCCCGTCTGGCAGCGCGGCACCGACGGCGCGCTCGTCTGGGTCAACGAAGCCTATGCCGACGCCGTCGAGGCACCCGATGTCGCCACCGCCGTCGCGGAAAAGCGCGAGTTGCTTGCGACCGTTGCGCGTGAAAAGATCCGGTCGGTCTCGACGTTCGATACGCCTTTCCACGACAAGGTCTCGACCGTCGTGCGCGGCAACCGCACCTTCTTCGACGTCGTCGACGCCCGCAGCGCCGCCGGTTCGGCCGGTATCGCAGTCGATATTTCGGGGATCGAGGCCGTGCGCGAAGAGCTCAACCGCACGCTCAAGAGCCATGCGGAAACGCTCGACCATCTGGCGACGCCCGTCGCGATCTTCGACGGCAACCAGCGTCTGCAGTTCTACAACCAGGCCTTCCAGCGCCTGTGGAACCTCGATATCGGCTTCCTGGAGCGCAAGCCGGACAATGGCGAAGTGCTCGATCGGCTGCGCGCCGGCGGCCAGCTGCCGGAACAGCTCAACTGGAAACAGTGGAAGGCGAACGCACTATCGGTCTACCAGGCGCTCGATACACAGAGCGACCTTTGGCACCTGCCGAACGGACAGACATTGCGCGTCTTTGCCACCGCCCGCCCGCAGGGCGGCGTTACCTGGGTGTTCGAGAACCTGACCGAGAAGGTCGACCTCGAAACGCGCTACAACACCCTCGTCCAGGTCCAGGGCGAAACCATCGATCACCTGGCCGAAGGCGTAGCGGTGTTCGGCCCGGACGGCCGCATCCGCCTGTCGAACCCGGCGTTTCGCGCGATCTGGGGCATCAGCGAGGCTGAAGCCAAACCCGGTACGCATATCAAGGCGATCGAGCAGGCCTGCCTGATCTCCTACGACCAGCCCGACGGCTGGAAGCGTTTCACCCACATCATCACCAGCTTCGACGACGAGCGGCCCTCCAGCCGCGGCATTCTCGAACTCAGGACCGGGCTGATTCTCGACTACGCGGTCATCCCGCTGCCGAACGCCCAGACGATGCTGACCTTCGTCAACATTACCGACAGCGTCCGGGTCGAGCGCGCGCTCACCGAAAAGAATGAGGCGCTGCGCAAGGCCGATGCGTTGAAGAACGACTTCGTCCACCACGTCTCCTACGAGCTGCGCTCGCCGCTCACCAACATCATCGGTTTCGCCGATCTCTTGAAGACGCCTGCGTTCGGCGACCTCAACGAGCGCCAGGCAGAGTATGTCGACCATATCGCCACGTCGTCGTCGCTGCTTCTGACGATCGTCAACGACATCCTCGATCTTGCGACCGTCGACGCCGGCATCGTCCAGCTCGACCTTGCCGACATCAGCCTCACCGATTTCCTCGACGACATCGCGTATCAGATGGCCGACCGTCTGACCGAAAGCGGAGTGACGCTCCGGATCGCCGCACCTGATAATCTCGGCCGGATGGTCGCCGATCAGCAGCGCCTGAAGCAGATCTTCGTCAAGCTGCTCACCAATGCCGCGAACTTCGCCCCCGATGGCAGCGTCATCGAACTGGCGTGCCGCCGCGAGGGCAGCGACTTCATCTTCTCGGTCTCCGACAGCGGCCCCGGCATTCCGCAGGACGTGCTCGACACGGTCTTCAACCGCTTTGAAAGCCACGGTCAGCGCGGCGGCGCCGGCCTCGGGCTTTCGATCGTCGAGAGCTTCGTCAGCCTGCATCACGGCACGGTCTCGATCCGCAGCAAGGAAGGCGAAGGCACGGAAGTGACCTGCCGCATCCCTTCGGCCGACGTGCCGTCCACCGTCGCGGCCGAATGA
- a CDS encoding HPr family phosphocarrier protein, with the protein MDHRPDMSLTRELLIINKRGLHARASAKFVQTVEAYDAEITVSKDGMTVGGTSIMGLMMLAASTGCSVCVTASGAQAEQALNALDALVADKFGEEI; encoded by the coding sequence ATGGATCACCGCCCCGACATGTCGCTGACGCGCGAACTGCTGATCATCAACAAGCGGGGCCTGCATGCGCGGGCGTCAGCAAAGTTCGTGCAGACGGTCGAGGCCTATGACGCCGAGATCACCGTTTCGAAGGACGGCATGACCGTTGGCGGAACCTCGATCATGGGGCTGATGATGCTGGCCGCCAGCACCGGCTGCAGCGTTTGCGTGACCGCCAGCGGCGCGCAGGCCGAACAAGCCCTGAACGCGCTCGACGCTCTGGTCGCCGACAAGTTCGGCGAAGAAATCTGA
- a CDS encoding HPr kinase/phosphorylase: MTTARANVHGTAIVLGTRGFLLTGPSGSGKSRLALACITAARQAGHFAALVADDRVDLALEHGRIVARCPPSIHGLIEIRGAGIGTIETVPAAVMDWAILPVAAPFDPRLPPEDETFPLPLGRVLPIVRVPVEEGAQVLNILQALIAEKIGF, encoded by the coding sequence GTGACAACGGCCCGCGCCAATGTCCACGGCACCGCAATCGTGCTCGGGACACGCGGCTTCCTGCTTACCGGCCCGTCCGGCAGCGGCAAATCCAGACTGGCGCTCGCCTGCATCACGGCCGCCCGGCAGGCCGGACATTTCGCGGCGCTCGTCGCCGACGACCGCGTGGATCTTGCGCTCGAACACGGCCGGATCGTGGCGCGCTGCCCGCCCTCCATTCACGGCCTCATCGAAATCCGCGGCGCCGGCATCGGCACGATCGAAACCGTGCCTGCCGCCGTCATGGACTGGGCCATTCTGCCCGTCGCCGCCCCATTCGACCCGCGGCTACCGCCCGAAGACGAGACATTCCCCCTGCCACTCGGGCGCGTATTGCCGATTGTTCGCGTTCCCGTTGAAGAAGGCGCCCAGGTTCTCAATATTTTGCAGGCGCTCATCGCTGAAAAAATAGGTTTCTAG